The stretch of DNA CCCCACGTTGCGCCGTCGTGGACGTCTTGTGAACACGTCCCATCCCctgcttcatcttcattttttttctctcccaatgCCAAAGACTAGCCTGTTAGCTCGGTGACCCCCTTCTTCTCAGTCTCCCTGGCCAGCTAGCCAGCCGCCCTCCGTCGGGGAGAGACGAGAGGGGGGGGCGATCCTTCGGGCTTTCCAGAGCCGATGTCGCCGTCGGGAAAGACGGGGATGCTCGGACGACTTGTCCGTCAGTTATTACCATGGTGCCAGTCACGTATTACAACCACTAAATAAGCCTCATTTGCTCcccattcatgattaaatatgTTACGAGGAGGGGTTTGGATGCTAGTGGGCTAGCTAGCTAATGCTAAACGATGTTGCACTCTGGCcttaaggggggaaaatcacgtATTATTTGTCCCTATTAAAAACGTCAGTTATTCATgctgaaaagtaatgaataataatagatGCGTTTGACAGCGAAAGGGTATAGTGGTTAAGGCGTTTGTCTCGCAGCCAAATGTTTTGGGTTCGAATCCCCCGTGCTTGACTAGGGCGTGTCGTTTTTTTCTCGGGACACTGCATGTGGTCTAAGACTGGCGGATGAGCAGTCAAAATTTTTTGGACGGGAACAGCAATACCGGGTAGAGAGTTCCAATTGTGGTAACCCATGcagtcattttcttttgtttctccCCTATTTCAGGTGTCACACCCGTAATGGGGGACATGAAGACCCCAGATTTTGACGACCTGCTGGCAGCGTTCGACATCCCGGATATCGACGCCAAGGAGGCCATCCAGTCCGCGCCAGATGAGGCGGAGGGACCGCCCCACGGGCCCGGCGGGGCAGCTTTGGGGAAGCCCGACAACGAGCCGGGGTCCCTCAGCCCCTCGGACGTGCAGGGGGACACGTCCATCGTAAGCGTCATCGTGAAAAACAAAGTGCGCTCCGAGACCGCGGCGGCCGACGACGACGAGGGAGACGCCGAGCCGGATGCCATCGACGTGATCGCCGGCGCCGGGGCGGACGCCGGCACTCGTCTCGGGGGGATGGTGGAATCGGACGCTCTCAATCACAACGGTTTTGGGATGTCGGGCGTTTCCGTCCCGCTCGCCGTGGGCCAGTCCAACGGCGCCCCGTGGCCCCTGAGCGCGCCGAAACCGCCGGCGGAAATTTCGGGCGCGAACAAGTCCGCCAAGCAGGGAGGGAACATATTTAACAGACTCAAGCCTCTTCTGGGCCCCGGTTCCGGAGATCCGGTGGGCCGGGTCAGGAAGATGCAGCttctgcaacagcagcaggacGCGGGGCAGGAGAGAGCGGATGCCATGAAAGCGGCGCTGCCCTCCGCGTCTTCGGCGGGATTGGCGCCGACTTACTTCCCGGCCTCGAAAGCTCTTCCGGCCCCGCCCGGCACCCTCTTGTCACACGTCAAACCTTTTAACGGCGCCCCCAAGATGGCGGACTACCGGCCgatggaggaggaagaggacgaggaTTCGGACACAGATCTGGACAGTCCGCTGGTCATCCAGGAGAACCCGGACTCGCCCATTTCCGCTCAGATGAATCGTCGCTACAAGGATTTAAGCCAGCCCACGCCCGGCGCTCCTCCTCAACCCAAGCCGGGCTACGCCCCTCAAGGTGCGTCGCCGACCCCGCGGTCGGCGTCCGCCGGGAACGAGACTCCGCAACCCGAGGAGAAGCACCCGGAGCACGTCATCGAAGAGAGGGACTCGCCGGAGAGCCCGGAACCGGAGGCGCCTAAGGCGAGCACTCAAGCGCCGCCCGCCAAGAGGTGCTCCAGCCCCGCCGCGACCTCCACGCCGCCGTCTTCCGAGCTACGAGAGCccaaggaggaagaggaggagatggaggtcGGGAACGGAACGGACAAGGCGGCGGAGGCCGGCACCGATAAGCCGGAAGACGGCGGCGAGGAGAAGACGGGGGTGGAGGAGAGCAAGGCCAAAGCCATCCCCGCCGCAGCGCCCGCCACGCCCGCCGCGCCCGGGGCCCCCTCCCGGCCCCTCAAAGTCCGAATAAAGACCATCAAGACGTCGACGGGCGGCATCACCAGGACGGTGACCAGGGTGGCCCCCAAGGGCGCCCTGGGCGGCAAAGGCCTGGACCCCAAAGGGGGCGGGAAGGTGTTGGTGAGCAAAGTTCCAAAATCGGACCAGCAAGGGAACGCCAGCGCCCTGAATGCCCTCCCCGTGTCCACGCTAGCCGCCAGCAGCGTCATGCTCGCCGCCGCCACCAAAGTGCAGAACAAATTGGCGGCCTCCGACAAGGCCAAGGTTTCCGTCACGGCCGTCAACGTGACCAAATCGGCGGCCCTGCCCGCCGCCCCCGGCGTGGCCCCGTCGGCCAAATTCGGGGCGCGGTCGGCCGCCAAGGGGTCGCCCAACGGCGCGGGCGGCGCCCCCCACTCGGGCAAGCCCGCCTCCATCGTCAACAGCGCGGGCGCCGTGATCTCGCGCAGCCAGTCCAGCCTGGTGGAGGCCTTCAACAAGATCCTCAACAGCAAGAACCTGCTGCCCAGCTACAAGCCGGACCTGTCGGCGCCGCCGCCCCCCGAGTGGGGGCTGCCGCTGCCGGCCGCCGGCTACCGCTGCCTGGAGTGCGGCGACGCCTTCGCCCTGGAGCGCAGCCTGGCGCGCCACTACGACCGCCGCTCGCTGCGCATCGAGGTGACGTGCAACCACTGCGCCAAGCGGCTGGCGTTCTTCAACAAGTGCAGCCTGCTGCTGCACGCCCGCGAGCACAAGGAGCGAGGCCTGGTCATGCAATGCTCGCACCTGGTCATGAGGCCCGTCACCGTGGAGCAGATGATCGGGCAGCAGGACGTGACGCCGGTGGGCGGTAAGCGCTCACGTGGTATTTACCAGAAAAGCGAGTGGCCGGTCAGCCAAATAGCTGGCCGGCCTAACTGGCTCTTTTTCTTGTAGCAGGCGTGCTCTCCTCTTCGTCCCCCTCCGCCGGTTCCGGCTCCGCCTCCAGCCCGATGAAGGACGGCGGGGGTCCTCCCCGGCAGGTGCGGCGCGCCCCCCAGGGCCCGCAGGCTCTGATGccgctgccgtgcaagaaggccGAGGGCCTGCAGTACAACAACTACAAGTGTCCCGAGTGCCAGACGCAGTTCTCCAGCAAGGCGGCCATGGTCACGCACTTCCAGCAGATCAGGGCGGCGTCCAACTCGGTGAGAGTTTTTTTTACGCCGGCCCCGGCGTCTCCTTGGCTAACTCGGGCTCCTCTTTTCCCGCACGGCAGACGTGCTCCCAGTGCTCCCCGCCCATGATGCTGCCCAACTCGTGCGCCGTGTCGGCCCACCAGCGGATCCACAAGCACAAGGCCCCCCACGTGTGCCCCGAGTGCGGGGGCGTGGCGCGGCAAGCCGGCTTCCAGACTCACCTGGACGAGGCCTGCCTGCACTTCGCCAGACGCATCGGCtacaggtgagggcggagcttCGGGAGGGCCAAAGCTCCGCGTCTTTTCTGAGCCTTTGGGCGCGTCTCCGTCGGAAGGTGCTCGAGTTGCCAGGTGGTGTTTGGCGGCTTGAACTCCATCAAGTCCCACATCCAGGCGGCCCACTGCGAGGTGTTCCACAAATGCCCCAGCTGCCCCATGGCCTTCAAGTCGGCGCCCAGCGCCCAGAGCCACATCGGCACGCAGCACCCGACGCTCACCGGCGGACAGGCCAAGTACGGGCGCGTCGACCGGCTGCGTTCTCTCCGCCGTCTAAAATGGTGCCGTTCTGTGTGGGCAGGATGATCTACAAGTGCGTCATGTGCGACACGGTTTTCACCCAGAAGCCCTTGCTCTACATGCACTTTGACACGCATCTGGCCAAGCAGAAGGTGCACGTCTTCAAGTGTCCCGATTGCACCAAGCTTTACGCGCAGAAGGGCTCCATGATGGAACACATGAAGGTAGGGAAAGCCGGGCCGCGAAATTCCTTTCCGACGGCCCGCTCCCCTCGCTAAAACCCCCACCCGGGTCGTCCGAGCAGACGACGCACAGAGGCTCGGCGGCGAAACAGGAATCCGCCTCCGAGCCccccgcggcggcggcggcggcggcggcggcgactgcCGCCACCCCCGCCCCGGCGTCCGCCCCGAAGGCCAAGCCCCCGTCCAAGCCCGACAACTCGGACGGCGAGGACTGGGGGCGAGACAACGAGGAGGAcgacgaagaggaggaggaagaggacgacgACGGGGACGAAGACTACGAGGGCCCCGGCTCGACGGGGCCGACGGCCGGGGCCCCCGCGGAGTGGACTTGCCCGCAGTGCCAGAGCACTTTCACCGACAACGACGACTATCTCAGCCACGTCAAAATGGAGCACGGCAAGGTGACTTCCGTCGACTCCCGACAAAAAAATTTGGTGGTGAacctgctgtgttttttttgtcccagTTCCCTTGTCGCATCTGCGGGGGGAACTTTAGCACGTCCTCCAGCCTCAGACGCCACGAGAGAGTCATTCACGAGGGCAACAAGAGGGTTTTCCATTGCCAGTAAGAAACAATCGCACGGCCTACAGTCACTGACGTTTGCATTTAGCGTTTGTACGACGATACGTGGACGACTAACGGCGACTTGGCATTGTGGCAGGTATTGCACGGAGGGCAAACGTACCTTCGGCAGCCGCTTCCTGCTGGACAAACACATCCGGCTCAAGCACAAGAGTGTGGACGGGCAGGTGAGTGGCGTCTCCTCCTTTCCGTCCGAACCAAAAGCTGATAACCTCGTGGTTGGTCCTCTCCCAGACGATATTAGGATAGCATcggctggggaaaaaaatggaacgtTTTTAGCGAGGGGGCGACAATTGACACGGGGAATCTGTTCGCAAGATAGAAAAATATGAATGGAGTGATCGGATTCCTCCTCACCTTTTCCGTTCAGGCGGCCCCGATGACCAGGAAGCGCGCCGCCACGGGGGCGGAAGCTCCCGGCGGCCCTTCGGAACAGGACGGCGAGGGTGCGGCGCCCGCGGACGGGGACCCCCCGGAGGAGTCGGAGGACGGGGGCACCGCCCCCGTCAAGAGGAGCCGCGCCTCGGCCGAGCCGGACGACGAGAGCGGCGGCGGAGGGTTCCGCTGCGTGCCGTGCGGCTTCTCCACGGAAGACGGCGCCGAGTTCCAGCGCCACATCCCGCAGCACCGCGCCGACGCCGCCTCCTTCCAGTGCCTGCAGTGCGGCGTCTGCTTCGCCTCGGCCGGCTCGCTGGGGCGACACCGCTTCATCACCCACCGCGTGAGGGACGCCCTGGGCGAGGCCGAACGCGTGCCGGGGCGGGCGTCTCCGGACGGCTCGCCCCGCGTGGGTCCCGGCGCCACCTCTCCTCAGGCCGCGGGCGAGGACGCCGACGGCAACCTGATCTGCAGGGTGTGCGGGCAGCGCTTCGACAAGGCGTCGGACCTCAACACCCACTTCCGGACCCACGGCATGGCCTTCCTCACGGCGCACAAGACGGACAAACCCCAGTAGGGGGTGACGGAGCCTAGAACAAGGGTTCTCAAACTGTTGGACTCCGGGTGAGCCGCAATCCTATTAACCGGTTTTCGAGCAAAATACTGACCTGTTCAGAAGAAAGTCAATAAGTCATTCAAATGTACTTGAAATCAGTTAAGGAATACAGTCAACTCGAGGCCAAAAGCAAAAATCGAGTTATTTCCTGTTTGAGCCACTAGATGGCAGAAAAGCACTACTTTATTTGACGGTACGGAGCGTTTGGAGTTTTTCACTGaataacaaaaaatgatgtACCATAAGTTCCTTTGAAAGTTAGCCTTTAGGATTCTGTGTATTAGTATTTTAAGCCGTTATTTGTGAGATGTGGCAGAAAACTGACAAATTGATGCCCGTCAATAGTTTGTCATTACTTATGATTATGTAAACACTAAATATAGCTAAAAATATCAGGCCCAAACACATCATTTTAcgaaaatgacaatatttttgccacttaCTTGAGATATGACttcaactttaatttttttaagcacaAAAACTGCTGATAACTGAGTACTTAACAAAGATTGTGGATTTCGTTGGCCCCGAGATGAGGTATGGGAGAGTTATTAGGATACCTAAAGTTGTAggtatataaaaaaagtgtaTGAATCAAATGGCAACTGTGATTTGAGAACCTCTTGCTCTAGAATATTTATACCATCTTCTTGGTGTTTAATGCATGCCTGGACACCCTCCCTTATGAGTGAAACTTTACCGCTGCACGGCCGCCATCTTACCGATTTCCCCGGAATTTGGATTTGTTCtcgcattatttatttatatcgaACGCGTCTGCGAGCCGGCCAGGATAATTAGTGACTTTGGTGTTTGTGATGACAATAGAAGGATAAAAGATAGGTGCAAGTGGCTAgtgcgtgtttttttccccctttctttttttgtaaataaataattacactacaagaaaaaacaaatcttgCTATGATAATGTGAATATGTGTAGTCTTTGTACTTGTACTGTTCCTTTTTATTCCAAGTATCAAACAAGCACTCCGCTAGGAGGAAATCATTGTGTATCGATACTCACGTTTCTTTTATAAcgtttaaagaaaaagaaaaaaaaacggttttgtttatatttctttttatatatGTCATATCATATTTATATAGCTGACAATAGTGgaacatttgttctttttttccatggtTGTGGTCTGCTTGCTGAAAATGCCATGCATACTTTTGTGCagttttcaaataaatgttaaaatgagACTCGTTAACCTCCGATTTTGTTACGATGAAAAACATGGCCGACTGACGGTTTAAAGAATTATAGACCTACCGTATGTGCTCCATTTTCATTGACTTGCTCGAACCTGCCTTGTTCATGCTAATGCAGGCGATTGGCTAACCTGCAGCGTGAATCCACCTGCCGtgcaaattttaaaaacaatttcaaaaccTCAAAAAGGCAAACTGTCTCACATCACAAACATCAATATTCCTTTATTTTAATTCAACCAGCGCTATGTGGGgcgatacaaaaataaatatgccGGGGTCATTCAGCAATATTACCTCACCTTGCAATTGACAAACCTACAACATCAATTAAATGTGGGCCTTTTATGACAAGGTCACTTAAAACCTCCAAAAATCTTTGTGAAGAAGTCGGCGTCATCGTCCCGTATGCCTGAGAAGCGAGTACCTGAAAGGAGCGCAGGGACTGAATTAGCACAGCCAAAATACAGCAATAAGCTGAAATCCACAttaaagacaaacacaagagTTTTTGCTAAAGTAGGCAGGCGCAACGTGCAAAAACTTGGCGCGTGTACTGACCCATTTGATCTTGTGCTCCCTCTGGACCGCCGAGGCCTCCCGAGCGAGTAACGGTGGTTTCCTCGTTTCCTTGGCCGTCTCGGACCGTGCGCCGCTCTTCTAAAGTCTTGTCGAGAGCCACAAATTAAAATACGCTTATGctttgtggttaaaaaaaaggcttacaaaaaaaatctgaaatggaAAAATCTAATGTTTTTTACACACTAACTTTGGCATACTACCTTCAGACTGAAACTCAGGAAAAGTATTTTACCGCCTTGCAATTTTTGTAActgctttcattttatttcgtacattaaaataaaaaaagaactattACAGAGTGAGAGAAACGGACATACCCCATCAGGTTTCAGCACTTTGGTGACAGTGACCGAGTGAAAGAAGGACCTGGTCCGAGGCTGCGGACTCGGCACAAGCTCGTCAGGTGGTGTCAGAATCTGATCCAGACCGCCGGAGGACACTGCAGAATCGAGATCTATGAAAAACGAAGATGGGAACAAAAGGCTTTTAGAAGGACTTTTCCCAACCACCAAAGTCAATTATCCTCCACCTCCGTCTTCTTTACGCTCGTCTTTTGCCGTTTTTGGTAGCTTTTCTCTCCAGACATCATCAAACTAAAAGGCAAAAAGAGTCATTGACATGTTGCCCCACGAAACAAAAATTGGATATCGTGGACATTTTATCTACTTTAGAAAACGGGGCGGAGCTCGGGAATCGCGGCGACTCGTAGGACGGATGATGGGAATCGTTTCTCCTCCGTCTGTCACTATCGGGAGATTTGAGCATGAAGTCTCGAAGGGGGTTCCCGTGTCTTCCTTCCGGACGTGGCGGTGGTGCAATACTCGGAACGCCTACGGCACAAGATGGCGTCACGCCTCCCAAAATTTCCCAGGTGGCATTCTGCATTTACCGGAATGCGAATCCCAGCCACCCAGATGGGAAAAAATCTCCTCCATCTCCCTGAAGATGTGGCCAAACATGGGAGGTTCTTGGATTCTCATCCCGTCAGGACCAAAGCTGAAACCGAACTTCCAGGCGCTATCAAAGGGGTCCTGCCCGTCCCCCTGGAAACTGTCAAAGTAGTAGCCGTCGTCTTCGTCATCGTCTTCCTCGTCACGGGTCATGGCGTCGAAGAAGGGCTCCCTATTAAATGAGAAAACATTCAAATGGTCATAAGTCTTCCATTTTCACCTGTTAGCATGTGAAGCACAAGGTTCGTGGCCATTGAATATTTTCAAGTACTCAAATGGTAGTCTGAACTTcacgacaatttaaaaaaaaatcactttaagGTTTAAAGGCAAACTTCATTTGACCTCTAAAATGTGGAATAGACGTATCCAATTACGGTGTTTTGATACTATTTCTTCAAGTTGCTCTCCAATAAtaagcaagtggaaaattcacaaaatgtttattttaatttataagggCGTACAGTTACATTTAATAAAGGCAAATTAGTGTATAGAGGAAACATAAATAACATACGACGGTGAAATAACTTACCATTTACCGCATTAGCTCACTTTGTATGTGGAGTTCGTAATGTTACGTCAGACGCGAATAGTTTGCTCAAATTATATTTCACTCATAATTATATGGCTGGGAAACAATATTTATCAAGTAAAATACACCAAGGCATTTAAATCACGTCACATGAATCGGTAAAACAGCCCACTTCAACACGATACACTTGCTAGCTAAAAGCTACATCGCAAATGTTACTCTAGCCTCGTTTTAACTCACCTTCGGCCACCAAAACGACCACTGGGAACCCCGAAGAAACCACGAAATAAATCAAAAACGCTCATTTAGGCTTGGTTCACGATAAAAGCGACGATAACATTATTAAAACATGCTGACGGCAAAGTGCGTGGAATGTAAACACCGCAGGTGCCACTGATCACTGATCTGAAAACTTTACTGCCGTAAAGTGTTTTGTTTTACCGTAATGACAGCAAGAAGCTGTATGTATACCAGAATTTCGTTTCACTCACTTTACTTTTACGACCAAAAATCACATTAGACGACTGTTTTGTCATTGTTCAGTTGAATTCAACATTTCTAGACCACAGTAAACAAAGACCGAGAGACTTTATAAGACATTCACATCcccaaaatgatgaaaatgtctttgtccttgtttattaatatttatatatttttacaaaataaaaaaggaaacaaaacctCTAATAAGATCTGCATGGAATCAGCGGAGCAAAGCGAACAAACAGGCACTacagtactttttttgtttgtatgtaCAAGACAAGTTTTTCCATTtacaattgtgttttttaatgcacagtacaaaaaaaagaatcactgacaaaaacaaacaaaacccatAAAGTACAAGTCTGTCTGCTGGAAGGTTTCCTTTCAAATGTGCAGGAAAGGGTGGCGGCGCATGGAGAGGTCTACTCAACTCGAGACATTACTGGATTATTAACATCGGAAGGCGGATTGGCTTCGGGAAGGATTCTTGGATAACAAGTCAAAATATTCAAATGGTAACAGTAACTGTACATGTGTTTTATACACTATGAAAAGTCTGTGCTaggcaaaaaacaaaagcacagtAACCCCATCGCCCCCCCAACTTGTCTTATGTGTACAAACATGCACGCAACCACATGACAAACATcctcactccaagccagctcgcttatatatttatatatatctatatttagtAAAAAATAAACTTCACAACTCTAACAAATTTCTGCGAATTGCTTCttccaacttaaaaaaaaaggacataaaaTAGGGACTGGGGGAGAAACCAAACGGCAATCAAGCAATGGAATAGTTTGCGGAAGAGAAAAGAGGCCTTCTCCATCACCACCATCCTGCATTACTTCaatcctcccaaaaaaaaaaaagtgtagggTGTAGACTGCAGAGAATACATCAACATATAGAACCATACGGGAAACAttcttttaaagaaataatgtgACATACGCAAgtaaaagggggcggggccgaGTTCACGACAAAATGAATTCTGCGAAACGCGCCGTGTCGCCTCATGTTTTTCTAACCATTCATTCTCCCCGGCACATCCTCCACGATACACGCGCCGGGAAATTCAGCAGGAATTAACCTTCGATACAGAGATGGGTTTTCGAGAGATTAAGAGGCCCGTCCGCTCCCTCCTTTGCGGCTTTTCTCGGCGAGAAAGGGCGTCCGGGGCTCTGACCTCAGGTGCTAGTTGGCCCCCCAGTTGTAGCTGTTGTACGCAGGCTTGTTGATCTGAGACTTTTGCTGAATGGATGCGGTCTGATTGCGCTGGCCGCTGACGCTCTGCTCGCAGGTGCGGAAAGGAGAAAGGTGAGAACGGGAGAaggaagagattttttttaaaaataataataaaggtaAAAAGACGTCTCACCTGGGGGTCCTGCTGCAGGTGGTGGTGTAGGATCTGGTTGTGGGGCTGCTGGTGCGGTGCCAGGATATGCATAAAAGGGCCCGGGGCGTAGCCCGCGGCGGCGGGGGCGTTGATGGGACCGCCGCTACCCAGAGCCGAGGGGAGGCTGAACGACGCCGTGGGCGTGCCGGCGTGGAAACCCTGCTTCTCAAACGACTGCTAAGAACGACCAAAGAAAGAAAAGGGTCACATTAAAGACTTGTTACATTCTATTTATTGCCACTACAATTAACATCGAGTTAGTTATAGGTCCcgaatccatttcaagtgttagGGCTGGccatgaatgatcatgtttcacccACCCagttcaaagggattggacagCCACTCGTGACAAATTAATTTAAGTTCAGAGCAGAAGGAGGCTAAATTCATTAACCAGTGCGGCGTCTAAATTTTATACAAATATTTACTTTAATCAATAAACTTTGGAGAAACAGAGAGTGAATTTTAAGGTATTGGACTCGCCTGCGTCTTTGTGTAAACAGAACCAGAAATATCCGGTACTCCCGTGTTACTCGAGGTCACAGAAACTCCTGGGGAagacaagaaaagaaaaaaaagcaatcaaACACGAGAAATGTGGAAAACAACACGGCATCCGACAGAGCAAATGACTGGGAAGCATTTGCTTGATTCCACAGCACAGCTTCTCAAAATTGTAGCAGCACATCACCTCCAGCAGACTACATCCATTCTTTCATGTCAACTGGCAAGCCACTCCAAAATGGGCCCGAGTTTATTAACAAAGTCGTTCCTCGTAGCGACGGGGCAAAGGGAAAAGTGCAAAAAAGGAGGGGTGGCGCTTGGGCAACATCCACCACTCACCTACTCCGGGCCCGCTGACAGAGTTGGCCGGTTTGTTTTgcgcggcagcggcggcggcggcagcagcagcggcggcggcagcggccaCGGCGTTGCCGTATCCGCCCTTACAGAAATCCCCACTCCCTGAAGCCTGGCCCACATCCTCATAGCCTGCAACAGTCAAGACATAGCCACGGCCCACAGCGTTAGACGCACCGACCCCGACCGGCCTCAGAGAGCACTTGCCAACTAACCAGCTTTGGGCATATGACTAGTATTGTTAGCAAGTGCTATGTGAGGGGGGAGGAAAGCGGGAAGCTCGGGTGAGGGGAGGTGGAAAGTCAGCTCGACTCACGGCAGGAAGCAGCAAAGCGGCAACCCAAAAAAGTCGGTGGAGGGAAAGCGTTAGACGGGCGGATTGGGGAAAGAGAACATCCAAAATTGCGGTTATTGATAACTTCTtttcttccccccaaaaaatgtagttttacTGGATGGGTTGGAGTGAAAACAGTTGGTGCCACCACTGTTGACATTAAAATCAATGCGAGAGCCCAAAGGttccaacatgttttttttttttgtgattttaaaaaataagagtCATGATCAATTATAAATGTTGATACTTTACTATATACAAACAATTGAAATGGGGTTAAGGCTGTGTCCTATTTTACTAAGGTTAGCCCCGATTTGATTCGGAGCAAAAAACCTGCACGTCGGCCTACCAGTGCTGTATCCATGGGAACCGTAGCCGCTAGCCTGTTGGAAGGGTGCGGCCGCCGCGCCGACATTCACGCCGTGCTGCTTTGACGAGGTAGGAGCCACCTGGAAGTTGAACCCCGTTAATGCAGGGAGTaacgttttcttttttattattatttttttgcccacTACCGTACGCGCCCGCCCAGTCCGAGCCTTACCGGGAAGACGGCGGGGCCGTACTGGAATGTGTTGGGCAGCCCCGGCATGCCCGTGTAATAGGGCAGGCTGGTGTAACTGTAGCCGGGCGGCAGCCCCGGGTTGAGGAAGGGCTGCTGGGTCGAGTGGTGCGTCTGCGTCTGGTTTTGCTGCTGATTCTGCGCCAAGGTGGTGGCGGGGGCCGGCGAGGACGCGTCGCCTCGACCGAACTTTGATAAGTCGCCTAGGCAGGAGATCGCCGTTCAAAAAAATGCTTCTGAATGAATGggattatgtttaaaaaaaaaaaaagtctcaccgGAATACGGGTTGTTGGTTAACCCGGCCTCTCTGCTCGTCAGTGCTGCCGTAGGGGTCGCAAATCCAAACCCGTAGTAATCCTGCAGCCACGCGCACGCAAAGAAGATTACAACATTTCGTAGG from Stigmatopora argus isolate UIUO_Sarg chromosome 21, RoL_Sarg_1.0, whole genome shotgun sequence encodes:
- the hax1 gene encoding HCLS1-associated protein X-1, which gives rise to MSVFDLFRGFFGVPSGRFGGRREPFFDAMTRDEEDDDEDDGYYFDSFQGDGQDPFDSAWKFGFSFGPDGMRIQEPPMFGHIFREMEEIFSHLGGWDSHSGVPSIAPPPRPEGRHGNPLRDFMLKSPDSDRRRRNDSHHPSYESPRFPSSAPFSKFDDVWREKLPKTAKDERKEDGDLDSAVSSGGLDQILTPPDELVPSPQPRTRSFFHSVTVTKVLKPDGTLEERRTVRDGQGNEETTVTRSGGLGGPEGAQDQMGTRFSGIRDDDADFFTKIFGGFK